The segment ACAGCCAGGGCAGATCACGGAACCGGACAAGCGCCTGCCGGGCCGTCTCGAGGCTTCCTTCGGTCGTCCAGCTGGCCAGCAGGTTCGCCGTGCCGGCCACCAGCGGCTCGGTGCTGTCACAGAGTTTGCGCAGCCTGGCCGGGTCGCCCAGCACCTGGCCGGCCGCCCGCACGGCCGTGTCCGGCGGCGCCTGGCCGAGGCGGCGCAGTGCGACCAGGGCCCGTCCCGGCCGGGGACCTTCGAAACCGAGGGTGAACAGCACGGCCGTGGTCAGCGCGGTCCGGGTGGTCTCGACGAGCTCGGGCGCCGGGCGGTAGTGCGACAGTGGCCGGACGGTCTGCCGGATCAGAGCGGTCAGCTGCGGTCCGTTGGCGTCGAGACTCCACAGGCCGCCGAGCAACGCGGTGACCGCGGCGACGCACGCCCGGTCGTCGCGGGCGAGCGCCAGCCGCAGCGCGTGCGACAGGTTCTCCTGCTCCGCGCGGATCATGGCGACGGTGCCGTAGGGGCCGGCGCCGAACAGGTCCGCGTGGTGGGCGATGCCGAGCGCTGTCGCCCATTTCAGAAAGGCGGCCGTGACCTGGTCCGTTTCGGTCAGCCGGGCGGCGCTGAACTCGCGGACCGTCTCCAGCATCCGCATCCGGGTCCCGGACGGGGTGTCGACCACTTTGAGCAGCGAGTGGTCGGCCAACTGTTCCAGGACCGGCAGCACGTCGCCGCCGACCACGTGCTGCGCGGCGTCGGCGGTGAAGCCGTCCGGGAACACCGACAGGGCGCGCATCGCGGCCCGGCCGGCGGGGTCGAGCAGGTTCCAGCTCCAGTCGACGACGGCGTGCAGGGTGTGGTGCCGCTGCGGGGCGTCCCGGGCGGCGCCGCGCAGCAGGCCGAACCGGTCGTCGAGCCGACGGGCGATCTCCGGCACCGACAGGGTGCGGACCCGGGCAGCGGCCAGCTCCACCGCGAGCGGCAGGCCGTCCAGGTGGCGGCACACCTCCGCCACGGCCGCGTCCGGCAGTTCGGCGCCGGGCCGGGCGGCGCGCGCCCGCTGCCGGAACAGCTGGGCGCTGGTGGCCTGATCCAATTCGGGCAGCTGGTGTACCGACTCCGAGGACAGGCCCAGCGGCATCCGGCTCGTGGTGAGGATTCGCAGCTCGGCGGTGGCCGACACGCAGTCGCGGACCAGGGCGGCCACACCGGCGACGACGTGTTCGCAGTTGTCCAGCACGAGCAGCGACGGGCCGGCGTCCAGCGCGGTCGCCAGGGCCTGCTCGCGTACGCCGAGGGCCGCGGCCACCTCGCCGGCAACGTCGTCGCCGTCGGTGAGGCCGGCGAGCGGCACCACGACGACGGTCCGTGCGGCGGCCCGGCGCGCCACGGCGTTGGCGAGCCGGGTCTTGCCGAGCCCGCCGGGACCAACGATCGAGACCACCCGCGACGTACGCAGTAACGACTCCACCGCGGCCACATCGGCGTCCCGCCCGAGCAGCGGATTCGGTTCGTGCCCGACGCCGTGCCGGAGCGCGGGCGCCGTACCGCGCAGCAGCCGCCGGTGCTCGGCCTGCAGCGCCGTGCCCGGATCGGCGCCCAGCTCGTCGCGCAGCCCCCGCCGGTAGTCGTCGTAGCGGGCCAGCGCGGCGGCCGGCCCGGCCGTCGCCGCCTCGCACCGCAGCAGCTCCACCAGGATCTCCTCGTCGCGCGGGCGGTCGGCGGCCAGCTCAGCGAGGAGGCCCACCGCCTCGGCCGGGCGATCGAGCCGGGCCAGGGCGAGCGCGCGGGCCCGCGCCAGCGCCTGGTAGGCGGTCCGGCGTTCGGCCCGCAGCGCCGCCACCGGATCGCCGGCCGGCTCGGAGGCGGGCGGGGCGGCGTCCCACCGGGCCAGGCCCGCTTCGGCGTGCGCGAGCGCGGCCGCATGATCACCGGCTCGCGACCAGCGAGCCGCCGCCGCGGCCCGGACCAGCACGGCGGCGCAGTCCACCTGATCCTCGGCGAGGGTCAGCCGGTAGCCGCCCGGGGTGCGCGCGATGACGTCGGCGCCGAGCTGGGAGCGGGCCCGGGAGACCAGGATCTGCAGGGCCTTACCCGGGTTCTCCGGTTGCTCGTCCGGCCACAGCCCCTCGACCAGCCGGCCGGTGCCGCAGCCGGTGCGCAGGTCGCCGGCGAGCAGCGCGATGAGACCCTGCAGCCGGGGACCCGCGATCTCCCGGCCCCGGAAAGCCACTCGGGACAGCAGGACGAGGTCGGCGGGCACATCCTCAGCGTATCGATGCCGATTCCGCCGGCGATGTCACAGACGGCCGGGCTGATTTGACTCAGAGCAGTGACAGAGCAGAAAGGGGAACCCGGCATGACGCGAGCTGAGGAGTTCGAACAGTTGCGGCCGCTGCTGTTCTCGATCGCGTACCGGATCCTCGGCAGTGTCAGCGAGGCCGAGGACGCGGTGCAGGAGACGTGGCTCGACTTCCAGGCGTACCCGGCACGGCCCGACTCGGTCAAAGGATTCCTCACCACCGTGGTCACCCGGATCTCGATCAACGTGCTGCGGTCCGCACGCGTCCGGCGCGAGGAGTACGCCGGGCCGTGGCTGCCCGAACCGCTGCTGGCCGACCCGTACGAGGACCCGGAGCGCTCGGCCGAACTGGCCGACTCCATCTCGATGGCCGCCCTGCTGCTCCTGGAACGCCTCAGCCCGCTCGAACGCGCCGTCTTCGTGCTGCGCGAGGTCTTCGGCCTCGACTACCCGGCGATCGCCGCGGCTGTCGGCCGCTCCGAGCCGGCCTGCCGGCAGCTCGCGGTGCGGGCCCGCCGCCACATGGACGCCGGCCGGCCCCGGTTCGAAGCCGACCGCCGGCAACGTGAGCAGCTCGCCGAGCGTTTCTTCGACGCCTTCCGCGAGGGCGACCTGGACGCGCTGCGGGAACTGCTCGCCGCCGACGTGCAGATGACCAGCGACGCCGGCGGCAAGGCGCCCAACCTGCCGAAGCCGATCATCGGCCCGGACCACGTCGCCCGGGTGCTCGCCGCGATCGCCGGCCCGCTGGCCCGGATCGGCGTCACGGTGCGGCCGCACCAGGTGAACGGCCAGCCCGGCGCGGTCGTCCGGGACCGGGAGGACCGGGCGCTCAACGCGCTCGCCCTGGACATCCTCGACGGTCAGATCCAGGCGATCCGCATCATTCAGAACCCCGACAAACTCGCCCATCTGGGCCCGGTGGCGGACGCGTGGACGCTGTCCCGCGAGTTCAATCAGGCCCGCCGCCCGCATCGAACGGAGGATTCGTGACTCTCAACGCCTGGCTCTGGATCGTGGCCGGCCTGCTGGCTGCTGTTCTGCTGATCAGCACCTCGAAGATGGTCGTCCCGCGAGAGAAGATCGCCGCCATGGGCGGGACAGCCGCGCAGTGGGTGCTGGACTTCAGCCCCCGCGCGCTGCGGACCATCGGCACCCTGGAGATCCTGGCAGCGGCCGGCCTGATCCTGCCCCGGCTGCTCGACATCGCCCCGATCATGGTCCCGGTGACAGCCGTCTGCGTCGCCCTGCTCTTCACCGGCGCGGCAACCATGCGCTGGCGCCGCGGCGAACGGGCGACAATCGCCCCCGATCTGGTCTATCTGACGCTGGCCCTGTTCGTGGCCTGGGGGCGGTTCGGTCCCGCCGCCTAGCCCGCCTCTATATTGCCTCGGATGATCATGTTGCGGCAGACCTGGATCCAGGTGGCGGCGCTCCTGCTCGGTACGGCCGTGTTGTGGCTGGTGGTGGGGGTGGCCGGCTCGCTCGGCACCTGGCTGTGGTGGCTGATCGCCGCCGTGCCGATGGCGGCGTTCATCGCCGCGCCGTTCGCCCTGTACTGGATCAGCGCCGGGCGGACCTGGCCGACCTGGGTGGCGTTCCTGCCGGCGCTGGTGCTGCTGATGACCGCGCTGGCGGTGCCGGGCGACTGGTACATGCGTACCGCCGGCACCCCGGCGACCGCCGTCGTCGGCGACGCCACCTGCGCGGAGACCCGCGAGGGCCGCTGCCTCTACAACTACACGCTGCTCGACCGGGACGGGCAGCCGCTGGAGGGCGAGTTCCGCGACACCGTCGAGTACTCGCCGGGCAGCGAGATGCAGGTGGTCACCGACCCGCGTGGTGTGTTCGGACCGCGGCTGGCGATCGACGTGCAGAGCCGGGTCTTCGAAGTCATCACGCTGATCGCCTTCGCCGTCTACGCCCTCGTCGCCGCGGCGGCGGGCATCATCGGCGCCCGCCGGCGGCGTTCGGAGACCGGCTCTCAGGATCTCCAGACCCGTCCCGGGCGGTCCAGGTAGACAGGGCGGTCGGCGTGGTGCAGCAGTTGCAGGCCGGTCGAGCCGAGCAGGGCTCCTCCTCTCTGGTCGTCCGTCGTCAGACGGATCCGTGGAAGGTGCGGGAGATGACGTCGCGCTGCTGCTCGGCGGTGAGCTTGACGAAGTTCACCGCGTAACCGGAGACCCGGATGGTGAGCTGCGGGTAGTTCTCCGGGTGGGCCATCGCGTCCTCGAGGGTGGCCCGGTCCAGGACGTTCACGTTCATGTGGAAACCGCCGCCGGCGGTGTAGCCGTCCAGCACGCCGGCCAGGTTGGTGATCCGCTCGTCGCGGGCGCGGCCGAGGCCGTCCGGGGTCACGGTGATGGTCAGCGAGATCCCGTCGCGGGCGCTGCGGTACGGCAGCTTCGCCACCGACAGCGCGGCGGCGACCATGCCGTGCTTGTCGCGGCCGTTCATCGGGTTGGCGCCGGGCGCGAACGGCTCGCCGGCCCGCCGCCCGTCCGGGGTGTTGCCGGTGTGCTTGCCGTAGACCACGTTCGAGGTGATCGTGAGGACCGAGAGCGAAGGTTCGGCGCCGCGGTACGTGGGCTGCCGCCGGATCTTGTCCATGAAGCGTTCGACCAGGTCCACGGCGATCGCGTCGGCCCGGTCGTCGTTGTTGCCGAACGCCGGGAAGTCGCCGTCCACCGCGTAGTCGACGGCCAGCCCGTTCTCGTCGCGCAGCACCTTCACCTGGGCGTGCCTGATCGCGGACAGGCTGTCCACGGCGACCGAGAGACCGGCGATCCCGGTGGCCAGGAACCGGTGCACCGGGTAGTCGTGCAGCGCCATCTCGATGCGCTCGTAGGCGTACTTGTCGTGCATGTAGTGGATGACATTGAGCGCGTCGACGTAGGTCTCGGCCAGCCAGTCCAGGGTGTGGTCGTACGCGGCGAGGACGGTCTCGTAGTCCAGGACGTCGTCGGTGATCGGCGCGGACGGCGGGGCGACCTGTTCGCCGGTCAGCTCGTCGCGGCCGCCGTTGATCGCGTACAGCAGAGCCTTGGCGACGTTGGCGCGGGCGCCGAAGAACTGCATGTCCTTGCCCACCCGCATCGCCGAGACGCAGCAGGCGATCGCGGTGTCGTCGCTGTACGCCGGCCGGATCAGGTCGTCGTTCTCGTACTGGATCGCGCTGGTGTCCAGCGACACCTGGGCGCAGAACCGCTTGAAGCCCTCCGGCAGCGCGGGCGACCACAGCACGGTCAGGTTCGGTTCCGGCGCCGGGCCCAGGTTGTAGAGGGTCTGCAGGTACCGGAAGCTGGTCCGGGTGACCAGCGGCCGGCCGTCCGCGCCGATGCCGCCGAGCGCCTCGGTGACCCAGGTCGGGTCGCCGGAGAACAGCTGGTCGTACTCGGGCGTGCGCAGGAACCGGATGATCCGCAGCTTGATCACGAAGTCGTCGACCAGCTCCTGCGCACTCTCCTCGGTCAGGGAGCCGTCGGCGAGGTCGCGCTGCAGGTAGATGTCGACGAACGACGAGGTACGCCCGAGGGACATCGCCGCGCCGTTCTGTTCCTTGGTGGCGGCCAGGTACGCGAAGTACAGCCACTGGATCGCCTCGCGGGCGGTAGTGGCCGGGCCGGAGATGTCGTAGCCGTACTTGCTGGCCATCACCTTGAGCTCCCGCAGCGCCTTGATCTGCTCGGCCAGCTCCTCGCGGTCCCGGATCACCTGCTCGGAGGAGAGGCGTACGTCCAGCGAGCTCTTGATTGTTTGGCGTTCGGTGATCAGCCGGTCCACGCCGTAGAGCGCCACCCGCCGGTAGTCGCCGATGATCCGGCCCCGGCCGTACGCGTCCGGCAGCCCGGTGATGATGTGCGAGCGCCGCGCGGCCTTCCCGTCCGCCGGGTAGGCGTCGAAGACACCGTCGTTGTGAGTCTTGCGGTAGGTCGAGAAGATCGCCCGGACGGTGGGGTCGAGCGCGTAGCCGTACGCCTTCAATCCCGCCTCGACCATCCGCAGCCCGCCGGCCGGCATGATCGCGCGGCGCAGCGGCGCGCTGGTCTGCAGCCCGACGATCAGCTCGTGGTCCCGGTCGATGTACCCGGGCTCGTGCGCGGTGATCGTCGACGGGGTGTGGGTGTCGACGTCGTGGATGCCGCGGCGGCGCTCCTCGGCGAACATCCGGGTCAGCTGCCGCCAGATCCGCTCGGTCCGGTGCGTCGGCCCGGCCAGGAACTCCGCGCCGCCCGGATACGTCTCGACGTTGTCCCGGATGAATCCGCTGACGTCGATGCCCTGCTGCCATCCGGTCCCGCGGAAACCGCGCCAGGCCTGGTCTGCTGTGTTCGCCATGGTCCCTCCTGTCCCTCACCTCCAGCCTTGTCGCCGGAGCACCGGCCGAGCAGGGCCGAAGGTCCCGTCCGGATGCACCGGCCGGGACCTTCGCGAGAGGACTACGGGACGAGCACCAGCCGGGCGGGCACACGGCTGGCCAGCACGTCCTCGATCGCCTCGTTGATCTTTTCGAGGGGCCGGGTCTCGTAGTAGACCCGGGTCCGGCCGGCGGCGTGCAGCCGGAACACCTCGGCCAGGTCGGCGCGGGTGCCCACGATCGAACCGATCACCCGGATGCCCTTGAGGACGGTCTGGAAGATCGGCAGCGACATGGCGTTGTCCTTCGGCAGCGAGACCAGCACCAGCCGGCCGCCGCGGCGCAGGCTGGCGTGCGCCTGTTCGAGGACCGTCGGATGGGCGGCGAGCACGATCGCGACGTCGGCGCCGCCGAGGGCATCGATCGCGGCGACCGGGTCGCTGGTGGCGGCGTTGACCACATGGGCCGCGCCGAGCTGCTTGGCCAGCGTGAGTTTCTCCTCGGTGACGTCCACCGCGATTGTCTCGCCGCCGGGCCGCCGGGACCTCAGCTGGAGAGCCACTCGAGGTAGCTGGTCTTGGTCAGGTCGGCGCCCGGCGGGGCGGTCAGCACGTCGCCCTTGACCGCGGCGAACAGGCCGGCGGTGTTGTCGGTGATCACTGTGCGGCGGTCACCGCGGGTGGCCAGGGCGATCTTGCCGAGGTCGTCGACGCCGATGACCTGCGGGCCGGCCACGTTGCGCACGCCCAGCAGCGGCTCGCCGACGCTGACCTCGGCGACCGCCGCGGCGACGTCGGCCGCGGCCATCGGCTGCACCGGCGTGGCGGGCAGGCGGACCGTGTTCTCGTCGGCGTTCCAGGTCATCACCGAGTCGAAGAACTCGAAGAACTGGGTGGCCCGGACGATCGAGTACGGGATCGGGCCGGCCTTCAGGATCTCCTCCTGCAGCACCTTGGCGCGGTAGTAGTCCAGGTCGGGCACCTGGTCGACACCGACGATGGACAGGATCACCGCGTGCCGTACGCCCGCCTTCTCCGCGGCCGACAGCAGGTTTCCCATGGTCGTCCGGAAGAACTCGATCGAGGCCTCGTCGAAGGTCGGTGAGTTCGTCAGGTTGACCACTACGTCCGCGCCGGCCAGGGCCTCCGGCAGGCCCTTGCCGCTGATCAGGTCCAGGCCGGTGGAGGGGGAGTGCGGCACCGCCTCGTGGCCGCGCTCGGCCAGCATGCGCACGACCCGCGAGCCGATCAGTCCGGTGCCACCGATGACAGCGATCTTCATGTCTCAACCTCTT is part of the Actinoplanes sp. NBC_00393 genome and harbors:
- a CDS encoding AfsR/SARP family transcriptional regulator, which produces MPADLVLLSRVAFRGREIAGPRLQGLIALLAGDLRTGCGTGRLVEGLWPDEQPENPGKALQILVSRARSQLGADVIARTPGGYRLTLAEDQVDCAAVLVRAAAAARWSRAGDHAAALAHAEAGLARWDAAPPASEPAGDPVAALRAERRTAYQALARARALALARLDRPAEAVGLLAELAADRPRDEEILVELLRCEAATAGPAAALARYDDYRRGLRDELGADPGTALQAEHRRLLRGTAPALRHGVGHEPNPLLGRDADVAAVESLLRTSRVVSIVGPGGLGKTRLANAVARRAAARTVVVVPLAGLTDGDDVAGEVAAALGVREQALATALDAGPSLLVLDNCEHVVAGVAALVRDCVSATAELRILTTSRMPLGLSSESVHQLPELDQATSAQLFRQRARAARPGAELPDAAVAEVCRHLDGLPLAVELAAARVRTLSVPEIARRLDDRFGLLRGAARDAPQRHHTLHAVVDWSWNLLDPAGRAAMRALSVFPDGFTADAAQHVVGGDVLPVLEQLADHSLLKVVDTPSGTRMRMLETVREFSAARLTETDQVTAAFLKWATALGIAHHADLFGAGPYGTVAMIRAEQENLSHALRLALARDDRACVAAVTALLGGLWSLDANGPQLTALIRQTVRPLSHYRPAPELVETTRTALTTAVLFTLGFEGPRPGRALVALRRLGQAPPDTAVRAAGQVLGDPARLRKLCDSTEPLVAGTANLLASWTTEGSLETARQALVRFRDLPWLCALAHCRIAELSLHREDGVTAREHLAAALPVLERLGAWSEAGGVRAWLVLANLQAGDTVEAERWLEGLPPVALDDDQAKAAGYDLGIRAEVRLARGEIDEGLRLWRRVVDRVAGAGPDPWAIEAQAVAVVAHARHGRLDLVADVADALPGRLTHLLEHPLVQPPPHVIEPALCGTLLLAVATADRPAETSARMIALAERFGYLRNFHPTMSAAANRAARDESYATLTGDELRAAALDLLGQRVRSRL
- a CDS encoding RNA polymerase sigma-70 factor translates to MTRAEEFEQLRPLLFSIAYRILGSVSEAEDAVQETWLDFQAYPARPDSVKGFLTTVVTRISINVLRSARVRREEYAGPWLPEPLLADPYEDPERSAELADSISMAALLLLERLSPLERAVFVLREVFGLDYPAIAAAVGRSEPACRQLAVRARRHMDAGRPRFEADRRQREQLAERFFDAFREGDLDALRELLAADVQMTSDAGGKAPNLPKPIIGPDHVARVLAAIAGPLARIGVTVRPHQVNGQPGAVVRDREDRALNALALDILDGQIQAIRIIQNPDKLAHLGPVADAWTLSREFNQARRPHRTEDS
- a CDS encoding DoxX family protein gives rise to the protein MTLNAWLWIVAGLLAAVLLISTSKMVVPREKIAAMGGTAAQWVLDFSPRALRTIGTLEILAAAGLILPRLLDIAPIMVPVTAVCVALLFTGAATMRWRRGERATIAPDLVYLTLALFVAWGRFGPAA
- the pflB gene encoding formate C-acetyltransferase; protein product: MANTADQAWRGFRGTGWQQGIDVSGFIRDNVETYPGGAEFLAGPTHRTERIWRQLTRMFAEERRRGIHDVDTHTPSTITAHEPGYIDRDHELIVGLQTSAPLRRAIMPAGGLRMVEAGLKAYGYALDPTVRAIFSTYRKTHNDGVFDAYPADGKAARRSHIITGLPDAYGRGRIIGDYRRVALYGVDRLITERQTIKSSLDVRLSSEQVIRDREELAEQIKALRELKVMASKYGYDISGPATTAREAIQWLYFAYLAATKEQNGAAMSLGRTSSFVDIYLQRDLADGSLTEESAQELVDDFVIKLRIIRFLRTPEYDQLFSGDPTWVTEALGGIGADGRPLVTRTSFRYLQTLYNLGPAPEPNLTVLWSPALPEGFKRFCAQVSLDTSAIQYENDDLIRPAYSDDTAIACCVSAMRVGKDMQFFGARANVAKALLYAINGGRDELTGEQVAPPSAPITDDVLDYETVLAAYDHTLDWLAETYVDALNVIHYMHDKYAYERIEMALHDYPVHRFLATGIAGLSVAVDSLSAIRHAQVKVLRDENGLAVDYAVDGDFPAFGNNDDRADAIAVDLVERFMDKIRRQPTYRGAEPSLSVLTITSNVVYGKHTGNTPDGRRAGEPFAPGANPMNGRDKHGMVAAALSVAKLPYRSARDGISLTITVTPDGLGRARDERITNLAGVLDGYTAGGGFHMNVNVLDRATLEDAMAHPENYPQLTIRVSGYAVNFVKLTAEQQRDVISRTFHGSV
- a CDS encoding zinc-binding dehydrogenase, which translates into the protein MALQLRSRRPGGETIAVDVTEEKLTLAKQLGAAHVVNAATSDPVAAIDALGGADVAIVLAAHPTVLEQAHASLRRGGRLVLVSLPKDNAMSLPIFQTVLKGIRVIGSIVGTRADLAEVFRLHAAGRTRVYYETRPLEKINEAIEDVLASRVPARLVLVP
- a CDS encoding SDR family oxidoreductase; this translates as MKIAVIGGTGLIGSRVVRMLAERGHEAVPHSPSTGLDLISGKGLPEALAGADVVVNLTNSPTFDEASIEFFRTTMGNLLSAAEKAGVRHAVILSIVGVDQVPDLDYYRAKVLQEEILKAGPIPYSIVRATQFFEFFDSVMTWNADENTVRLPATPVQPMAAADVAAAVAEVSVGEPLLGVRNVAGPQVIGVDDLGKIALATRGDRRTVITDNTAGLFAAVKGDVLTAPPGADLTKTSYLEWLSS